A genomic stretch from Candidatus Hydrogenisulfobacillus filiaventi includes:
- a CDS encoding Glycolate dehydrogenase, iron-sulfur subunit GlcF gives MRGEVAAGPLLADALDRCLGCRACESACPSGVAYHRIRQAGQDRLRRAWPPARRLPFLPRQALRLVRRPRRLARALSLAARLRRLPWPPGWRRYAPMLGYRPQALPPLPDPGPGARPAAFFTGCVQEAMFADANRAAEALLTAAGYRVQRPEGQGCCGALALHAGRVEEAKSLARANLDAFAGTEGPVVNTAGGCGAMLAEYGELLAGDPAYAARARAFASRVRDWATLLREAPPLPFRGEGRRVTLQNSCHLVHVEGAGADPPALLRTVEGDTFLPLPGQDQCCGSAGVYNLTHPDFAFAILDGRMAEVAALPADLVLVNNPGCQLQLRLGAARTRQTPPPEVQHLAVYLYRAWIRARDG, from the coding sequence GTGCGGGGCGAGGTGGCGGCCGGCCCCCTCCTGGCCGACGCCCTCGACCGCTGCCTTGGCTGCCGGGCCTGTGAGAGCGCGTGTCCCTCCGGGGTGGCCTACCACCGCATCCGGCAGGCCGGCCAGGATCGCCTGCGCCGGGCCTGGCCGCCGGCCCGCCGGCTGCCCTTCTTGCCCCGCCAGGCCCTGCGCCTGGTCCGGCGGCCCCGGCGCCTGGCGCGGGCCCTGTCCCTGGCTGCCCGCCTGCGCCGGCTGCCCTGGCCCCCCGGCTGGCGGCGGTACGCCCCCATGCTGGGTTACCGGCCCCAAGCCCTGCCCCCGCTCCCCGACCCCGGACCGGGGGCGCGCCCGGCCGCTTTCTTCACGGGCTGCGTGCAGGAGGCCATGTTCGCCGACGCCAACCGCGCCGCCGAAGCCCTGCTCACCGCCGCCGGCTACCGGGTGCAGCGGCCGGAGGGTCAGGGCTGTTGCGGTGCCCTCGCCCTGCACGCCGGGCGGGTGGAGGAGGCCAAGTCCCTGGCCCGGGCCAACCTGGACGCCTTCGCCGGCACGGAGGGGCCCGTCGTCAACACCGCCGGGGGCTGCGGAGCCATGCTGGCGGAATACGGCGAACTGCTGGCCGGGGATCCCGCCTATGCGGCCCGGGCCCGGGCCTTCGCCAGCCGGGTGCGGGACTGGGCCACCCTGTTGCGGGAGGCACCCCCGCTGCCCTTCCGGGGCGAGGGCCGGCGGGTCACCCTGCAGAACTCCTGCCACCTGGTCCATGTGGAGGGGGCGGGAGCCGACCCGCCGGCCCTGTTGCGCACCGTGGAGGGGGACACCTTCCTGCCTCTGCCCGGACAGGATCAATGCTGCGGGTCGGCCGGGGTCTACAACCTCACCCACCCCGATTTCGCCTTCGCCATCCTGGACGGGCGCATGGCGGAGGTAGCGGCCTTGCCGGCCGACCTGGTGCTGGTCAACAACCCCGGCTGCCAACTGCAGCTGCGCCTGGGGGCCGCCCGGACCCGTCAGACCCCCCCGCCCGAGGTCCAGCACCTGGCGGTCTACCTCTACCGGGCCTGGATCCGGGCCCGGGACGGGTGA